A genomic window from Camelina sativa cultivar DH55 chromosome 2, Cs, whole genome shotgun sequence includes:
- the LOC109127663 gene encoding putative defensin-like protein 270 has translation MTPPKSHFVAILLIISLIVNVQSIRIMDDSDDDCKYRGPCHKREDCFQRCGLKAPSHGALCVPSGVNLERVCCCLY, from the exons ATGACGCCTCCAAAATCTCATTTTGTTGCTATTCTCTTGATCATTTCTCTCATCGTAAATGTTCAATCTATTC GGATTATGGATGATTCAGACGACGACTGTAAATACAGAGGACCATGTCACAAGAGGGAAGATTGTTTCCAAAGATGTGGACTAAAAGCACCTTCTCATGGTGCTTTGTGTGTACCTTCAGGAGTCAATCTGGAACGTGTATGTTGTTGTCTCTATTAA